Proteins from a genomic interval of Stigmatopora nigra isolate UIUO_SnigA chromosome 19, RoL_Snig_1.1, whole genome shotgun sequence:
- the mogat3b gene encoding 2-acylglycerol O-acyltransferase 3b isoform X2, which produces MTMTKTTRKDFLEDLSVLQWVVTFLFLGVSCTVLMVALMFTSMWLVPTLYFIWLVIDWQTPEKGGRRKISVRKWKVWEHYRDYFPIKLVKTAELNPNKNYILGCHPHGIMSIGAFGCFNIECCGFSEAFPGMRVSLAVLAGLFRIPLLRDYLMAAGLCPVSKASLCHLLSKSGTGNAVVIVIGGAAESLASHPGVQTVLVKQRKGFVRLALEYGVDLVPVYSFGETELFQQVTFSDGSLGRRLQDMFKKIMGFAPCLFVGDRWALLPSKTPITTVVGKPISVPQRINPTEEEVDHYHKLYMDSLSNLFHEHKVSCGLSESHKLCII; this is translated from the exons ATGACTATGACAAAAACCACAAGGAAGGACTTTTTGGAGGACTTGAGTGTTCTCCAATGGGTAGTGACTTTTCTCTTCTTGG gTGTATCTTGTACGGTGTTGATGGTGGCACTCATGTTTACATCAATGTGGCTGGTGCCCACTCTCTACTTTATATGGCTAGTAATTGACTGGCAGACACCTGAAAAAG GCGGCAGGAGAAAGATATCGGTGAGGAAGTGGAAGGTTTGGGAACACTACAGAGACTATTTCCCTATTAAG TTGGTGAAGACAGCAGAGCTGAATCCAAACAAAAACTACATCCTTGGCTGTCACCCACACGGAATAATGAGCATAGGAGCCTTTGGCTGCTTCAACATTGAGTGCTGTGGATTTTCCGAGGCCTTTCCTGGGATGCGGGTCTCCCTGGCCGTATTGGCCGGACTCTTCCGTATACCGCTCTTAAGGGACTACCTCATGGCTGCAG gCCTGTGCCCAGTCAGCAAGGCGAGTCTTTGCCACCTTCTGTCCAAAAGTGGTACAGGAAATGCTGTGGTGATCGTGATAGGGGGCGCTGCAGAGTCTCTGGCCTCCCATCCAGGAGTTCAAACAGTCCTAGTCAAGCAGAGAAAAGGCTTTGTCAGGCTAGCACTTGAGTATGG GGTCGACTTGGTGCCCGTTTACTCCTTCGGGGAAACCGAGCTCTTCCAGCAAGTCACATTCTCAGATGGATCGTTGGGTCGAAGGTTACAGGACATGTTTAAAAAGATCATGGGTTTTGCCCCCTGCTTGTTCGTAGGTGATCGTTGGGCACTTTTGCCGTCCAAGACTCCCATCACCACAGTCG TGGGAAAGCCGATTTCTGTACCTCAGCGTATCAACCCCACCGAGGAGGAGGTCGACCATTATCACAAACTATACATGGATTCCCTGTCCAATTTATTCCATGAGCACAAGGTCAGCTGTGGACTATCAGAAAGTCACAAGCTTTGTATAATTTAG
- the mogat3b gene encoding 2-acylglycerol O-acyltransferase 3b isoform X1 encodes MMLLSPLSQFNLSYNNKPTVVSMTMTKTTRKDFLEDLSVLQWVVTFLFLGVSCTVLMVALMFTSMWLVPTLYFIWLVIDWQTPEKGGRRKISVRKWKVWEHYRDYFPIKLVKTAELNPNKNYILGCHPHGIMSIGAFGCFNIECCGFSEAFPGMRVSLAVLAGLFRIPLLRDYLMAAGLCPVSKASLCHLLSKSGTGNAVVIVIGGAAESLASHPGVQTVLVKQRKGFVRLALEYGVDLVPVYSFGETELFQQVTFSDGSLGRRLQDMFKKIMGFAPCLFVGDRWALLPSKTPITTVVGKPISVPQRINPTEEEVDHYHKLYMDSLSNLFHEHKVSCGLSESHKLCII; translated from the exons ATGATGCTGCTGTCTCCCCTAAGCCAATTTAATTTAAG CTACAATAACAAACCAACGGTGGTCAGCATGACTATGACAAAAACCACAAGGAAGGACTTTTTGGAGGACTTGAGTGTTCTCCAATGGGTAGTGACTTTTCTCTTCTTGG gTGTATCTTGTACGGTGTTGATGGTGGCACTCATGTTTACATCAATGTGGCTGGTGCCCACTCTCTACTTTATATGGCTAGTAATTGACTGGCAGACACCTGAAAAAG GCGGCAGGAGAAAGATATCGGTGAGGAAGTGGAAGGTTTGGGAACACTACAGAGACTATTTCCCTATTAAG TTGGTGAAGACAGCAGAGCTGAATCCAAACAAAAACTACATCCTTGGCTGTCACCCACACGGAATAATGAGCATAGGAGCCTTTGGCTGCTTCAACATTGAGTGCTGTGGATTTTCCGAGGCCTTTCCTGGGATGCGGGTCTCCCTGGCCGTATTGGCCGGACTCTTCCGTATACCGCTCTTAAGGGACTACCTCATGGCTGCAG gCCTGTGCCCAGTCAGCAAGGCGAGTCTTTGCCACCTTCTGTCCAAAAGTGGTACAGGAAATGCTGTGGTGATCGTGATAGGGGGCGCTGCAGAGTCTCTGGCCTCCCATCCAGGAGTTCAAACAGTCCTAGTCAAGCAGAGAAAAGGCTTTGTCAGGCTAGCACTTGAGTATGG GGTCGACTTGGTGCCCGTTTACTCCTTCGGGGAAACCGAGCTCTTCCAGCAAGTCACATTCTCAGATGGATCGTTGGGTCGAAGGTTACAGGACATGTTTAAAAAGATCATGGGTTTTGCCCCCTGCTTGTTCGTAGGTGATCGTTGGGCACTTTTGCCGTCCAAGACTCCCATCACCACAGTCG TGGGAAAGCCGATTTCTGTACCTCAGCGTATCAACCCCACCGAGGAGGAGGTCGACCATTATCACAAACTATACATGGATTCCCTGTCCAATTTATTCCATGAGCACAAGGTCAGCTGTGGACTATCAGAAAGTCACAAGCTTTGTATAATTTAG